The Benincasa hispida cultivar B227 chromosome 9, ASM972705v1, whole genome shotgun sequence genome has a segment encoding these proteins:
- the LOC120087092 gene encoding universal stress protein Slr1101-like isoform X1, with product MAAAAVAVAAKPVMVIGVDDSECAIAALEWTLDQFFSQTVRLHPFKLVVVHVKPSPDVFVGVSGPGRIAGSVETYQALDGDLKRKAARTLKIAREICAAKSVCDVEFEVEEGDARYVLCEAANKHRASVLVVGSRGHGAIKRALLGSVSDYCALRAPCTVMIVKINHPTKTGSK from the exons ATGGCGGCAGCGGCAGTGGCAGTGGCAGCGAAGCCAGTGATGGTAATCGGAGTCGACGACAGCGAATGCGCAATCGCCGCCCTGGAGTGGACACTGGACCAATTCTTCTCTCAAACAGTCCGATTACATCCGTTCAAGCTCGTTGTCGTTCATGTCAAACCGTCTCCCGATGTCTTCGTCGGCGTCTCCGGACCAGGAA GAATTGCAGGATCGGTCGAAACCTACCAAGCTTTGGACGGTGATTTGAAGAGGAAAGCTGCGAGAACTCTCAAAATTGCCAGAGAAATTTGTGCTGCAAAATCG GTTTGTGATGTCGAatttgaggttgaagaaggagaTGCTAGGTATGTACTGTGCGAGGCGGCGAATAAGCATCGGGCTTCGGTGCTCGTGGTAGGAAGCCGTGGCCATGGAGCCATCAAAAG GGCGTTATTAGGGAGTGTGAGTGATTATTGCGCCCTTCGGGCTCCTTGCACGGTCATGATTGTGAAGATCAACCACCCTACAAAAACAGGCTCtaaataa
- the LOC120087092 gene encoding universal stress protein Slr1101-like isoform X2 produces the protein MAAAAVAVAAKPVMVIGVDDSECAIAALEWTLDQFFSQTVRLHPFKLVVVHVKPSPDVFVGVSGPGRSVETYQALDGDLKRKAARTLKIAREICAAKSVCDVEFEVEEGDARYVLCEAANKHRASVLVVGSRGHGAIKRALLGSVSDYCALRAPCTVMIVKINHPTKTGSK, from the exons ATGGCGGCAGCGGCAGTGGCAGTGGCAGCGAAGCCAGTGATGGTAATCGGAGTCGACGACAGCGAATGCGCAATCGCCGCCCTGGAGTGGACACTGGACCAATTCTTCTCTCAAACAGTCCGATTACATCCGTTCAAGCTCGTTGTCGTTCATGTCAAACCGTCTCCCGATGTCTTCGTCGGCGTCTCCGGACCAGGAA GATCGGTCGAAACCTACCAAGCTTTGGACGGTGATTTGAAGAGGAAAGCTGCGAGAACTCTCAAAATTGCCAGAGAAATTTGTGCTGCAAAATCG GTTTGTGATGTCGAatttgaggttgaagaaggagaTGCTAGGTATGTACTGTGCGAGGCGGCGAATAAGCATCGGGCTTCGGTGCTCGTGGTAGGAAGCCGTGGCCATGGAGCCATCAAAAG GGCGTTATTAGGGAGTGTGAGTGATTATTGCGCCCTTCGGGCTCCTTGCACGGTCATGATTGTGAAGATCAACCACCCTACAAAAACAGGCTCtaaataa